Sequence from the Bacillota bacterium genome:
ATCAAAGCAAAAGTGATCCAGCTGGTGCAGAAGGATCCCTTCCTCAGTATCGATGAAATTGCAGCCCAGGTGGAGACAACCCCTCGTTATGTCCGGACCATCCTTTCAGAGGCGAATTTGTCTCTGCTGCAGCTTCGCAAGCATTATGCCCGCATGATGGAGCTGCAGTTAAATCGGGATCAGGCAGCTGCTGAGCTGAAGCAGTACGAACCTCAGCTGAAGCTGGTTAAGGTTAAGGATGCAGCTGCTGCGGAACTCTTAAAGCAGGATCCGGAAGCTGAGCTTTTGAAGATCAGCCAGATGCAGCGGCTAGATCGAATTCCGGTTTTCTGCGAGCTGATTACCTATCTCGATCTTAAGCTGCGCCTTGAAGATATGTCTGGACCGCTCCGCCAGATATTAGCGTCAGCACAAGAAGTTGACAAGCTTGAGCTGAAACAGTCATGGGTGGAAGTGGTTGTTAATCAGGGTAACTTAAGCCGGCTGCTTTTGGATAGAGACGATCAGCCGCTCTTAAAGCTTACCTATTTATTAGCCGATGGCATTAATTCAATTGCTGTGGAAACACAGTGGCTGCCGGCGGAAGGAATTCTGCTTAGAAGCCAAGGCGGTGGATTTGAAATCGCTGCCGATTTCTCTTAAAGTTAGGGTGGGATGGAGCCGTGACCAAAACCCAACAGCCGCTTTTAATAGTAGAGAACTTAGTTAAGCATTTTCCCATTACCAAGGGAATGCTGTTAACAAGAAAAACTGGTGCCGTCAGAGCTGTGGATGGCATCAGTTTTACAATTATGCCCGGTGAGACTTTGGGGCTGGTGGGCGAGTCGGGTAGCGGTAAATCCACGACGGGAAGACTGATCTTAAGGCTTTTGGAAGTCGATGCTGGGAAGATTTTGTTTGACGGTACCGACGTCCGCGCTCTTGCGAAAGACGAACTGCGGGAGCTGAGGAAGGATATCCAAATTATCTTTCAGGATCCCTATGCTTCCCTCAATCCCCGCATGAAGGTGGGGGAGATTGTGGCGGAGCCCCTGCGTATTCACAAGCTTGCTTCCGGCCGAGAGTTGGAGCGGGAAGTAATTAAGCTTTTAGATGTGGTGGGTTTAGCGGCGGTTTATGCCAAGCGATACCCCCATGAGCTGTCCGGGGGGCAGCGGCAGCGGGTAGGCATTGCCCGGGCCTTGGCATTACGGCCGAAACTGGTTGTCTGTGATGAGCCGGTTTCGGCTCTGGATGTTTCGATCCAGGCGCAGGTGCTCAATCTGCTCCAGGATCTTCAGGCAGAGTTTGGCTTGACTTACTTATTTATTGCCCATGATTTGTCAGTTGTTAAGCACATCTGCGATCGGGTAGCGGTAATGTATTTGGGTAAAATCGTGGAATTGGCGGAGCAGGAGCGTCTTTTTGCTCATCCCCAGCACCCCTACACTCAGGCGCTGTTATCGGCGGTACCGAATCCTGATCCCAAGCTGGAGTTTAAGCCGATTGTTCTCAAAGGGGATATTCCCAGTCCAATCGATCCGCCTTCAGGCTGCTGCTTTCACAGCCGGTGCCCCTATGTGATGGAGATCTGCCGCGGTACCGAACCAGAGTGGCAGGAAATCTGCCCTGGCCACTGCGCTGCCTGCCATCTGATCGATCACAAGAATTCTCGTCCGGAGGTCAAATGATTTCCGGATTTTTTTTATGCAAACAGCGAGCATAAAAGGATTTTTGCCTTTAAAACCAAAGTAATAATAATGAGGAAAAAATCTTGGAAGCGAGATGATTATATGATACCAGAAACAATGCAAGCCCTGGTTAAAAAGCATGCCCAACCGGGGCTGTGGTTGGAGGAACAGCCGGTTCCCAAAGTCGGCGGCAGTGATGTTTTAATCAAAGTCTTAAAAACCTCGATCTGCGGCACTGATGTCCATATTTATGACTGGGATGAGTGGGCCCAAGCAACGATACCGGTGCCGATGATTGTCGGCCATGAATTTGTCGGTCGGGTGGCAGCTGTTGGCGAGCATGTAAGCAGTGTTGCGGTTGGGGATTTGGTATCAGCGGAAGGACATATCGTCTGCGGAAGATGCCGCAACTGTCTTGCCGGCAAGCGCCACCTCTGCCGCAATACCCTGGGAGTGGGAGTAAACCGCCCCGGTGTATTTGCCGAGTATGTTTCCATACCGGAGAGCAATGTGTGGCTCGCGAGCCCTGATATTCCCTTGGATGTTCTCAGCTGCTTTGACCCTCTCGGCAACGCTGTCCACACAGCCTTAGCCTTTGATGTGCTGGGTGAGGATGTGCTGATTACCGGCGCGGGTCCGATTGGAATTATGGCGACCGCCATTGCCAAGCACGCCGGAGCTAGATATGTGGTGGTAACCGATTTGATTCCTTACCGCCTTGAGCTGGCCAAGCAGATGGGAGCCACTTTGACGGTTGATGTTACCAAGGAAGACCTCCGCGATGCCATGAACAGACTGGGCATGAAAGAAGGATTTGACGTAGGCTTAGAAATGTCCGGCGCTGGTTCTGCTTTTAACAGCATGCTCGATGTGATGCGCCACGGCGGTAAAATTGCTATGCTGGGGATCATGAAATCGGGTACCGGAATTGACTGGAATAAAGTGGTCTTTAACGGCATCACCATCAAAGGAATTTACGGCCGGGAAATGTATGAGACTTGGTATAAGATGACCTCGATGATTCAAAGTGGTTTAAACATTGCGCCGGTGATTACCCATAGATTCCACTATACTGAGTTTGCAAAAGGGTTCGAAGTGATGAAAAGCGGCCAATCAGGCAAAGTTATCTTGAATTGGGAGGAAGCTTAATGAAAACTGCGTATAAATATTTCCGCCAGGAAGCGGAAGCGATCCTAGAAAGCGGTCTCTGGAAGGACGAAAGAGTAATTACCACACCCCAAAGCGCCTACATTGACACTACCACCAGCAAAAAGGTGCTCAATATGTGTGCCAATAACTATTTAGGCCTGTCCAATGATCCGCGGATTATTGAGGCTGCGAAAGCTAGTTATGATCAGTATGGCTACGGTCTATCCTCGGTGCGGTTTATCTGCGGCACCCAGACTGTGCATAAGGAGCTGGAGGCAAAGATCAGCAGTTTCTTAGAAACAGAGGACACGATTCTCTATTCATCCTGCTTTGATG
This genomic interval carries:
- a CDS encoding dipeptide ABC transporter ATP-binding protein, which translates into the protein MTKTQQPLLIVENLVKHFPITKGMLLTRKTGAVRAVDGISFTIMPGETLGLVGESGSGKSTTGRLILRLLEVDAGKILFDGTDVRALAKDELRELRKDIQIIFQDPYASLNPRMKVGEIVAEPLRIHKLASGRELEREVIKLLDVVGLAAVYAKRYPHELSGGQRQRVGIARALALRPKLVVCDEPVSALDVSIQAQVLNLLQDLQAEFGLTYLFIAHDLSVVKHICDRVAVMYLGKIVELAEQERLFAHPQHPYTQALLSAVPNPDPKLEFKPIVLKGDIPSPIDPPSGCCFHSRCPYVMEICRGTEPEWQEICPGHCAACHLIDHKNSRPEVK
- the tdh gene encoding L-threonine 3-dehydrogenase codes for the protein MQALVKKHAQPGLWLEEQPVPKVGGSDVLIKVLKTSICGTDVHIYDWDEWAQATIPVPMIVGHEFVGRVAAVGEHVSSVAVGDLVSAEGHIVCGRCRNCLAGKRHLCRNTLGVGVNRPGVFAEYVSIPESNVWLASPDIPLDVLSCFDPLGNAVHTALAFDVLGEDVLITGAGPIGIMATAIAKHAGARYVVVTDLIPYRLELAKQMGATLTVDVTKEDLRDAMNRLGMKEGFDVGLEMSGAGSAFNSMLDVMRHGGKIAMLGIMKSGTGIDWNKVVFNGITIKGIYGREMYETWYKMTSMIQSGLNIAPVITHRFHYTEFAKGFEVMKSGQSGKVILNWEEA